One region of Fervidobacterium sp. genomic DNA includes:
- a CDS encoding F0F1 ATP synthase subunit delta: MIYSSLASKYAVALYNVSKRNGKTEKYKNLLQNLADIYEPLSTYLNNQALKPERRVQVILEVMGTLGIEVDEVFQKFMYILIANKRIKYIKQIVSFFEYTILDESGLIPVNLTSATSLSAEEEALLSEFVNKYTGRKPVFKVNIDEELLAGVIIEFAGKTFDVSLKGRLNNIARNVLIKRKG, from the coding sequence ATGATTTACTCTTCGCTGGCAAGTAAATATGCGGTAGCACTTTACAATGTTTCAAAGAGAAACGGTAAGACGGAAAAATACAAAAACCTATTACAAAACCTTGCAGATATCTACGAACCACTGTCTACTTATTTGAACAACCAAGCATTGAAGCCTGAGAGGCGTGTCCAAGTAATTTTGGAAGTAATGGGTACGTTAGGTATTGAAGTTGATGAAGTATTTCAAAAATTTATGTATATTCTTATTGCCAACAAAAGAATTAAGTACATTAAGCAAATAGTTTCATTTTTTGAATACACAATCCTTGATGAGAGCGGATTAATACCTGTGAATCTTACATCTGCCACCTCTTTATCTGCAGAAGAAGAAGCATTATTGTCAGAGTTCGTAAATAAATATACTGGGAGAAAGCCTGTGTTTAAGGTAAACATAGATGAAGAACTTTTAGCTGGTGTAATCATAGAATTTGCAGGCAAGACTTTTGATGTGAGTTTAAAAGGAAGGTTAAACAACATAGCTAGAAACGTGCTTATTAAAAGAAAGGGGTGA
- the atpF gene encoding F0F1 ATP synthase subunit B, with translation MDFFEINLTAVMQLMSFGFLLWMLNKLLYKPFFSMMEKRREKIENELSEAEKIRKQADEMRKQAEEELKSARTKADQIISSANSEADKIIQQAKLKAQKEAEKILENAQLEIERQKQEVLSQIQTIATELAINLAMKVLKGTLDEKAKREYLTKVIKEYEK, from the coding sequence ATGGATTTTTTCGAAATTAATTTAACTGCTGTAATGCAGTTAATGAGTTTTGGTTTCCTTCTTTGGATGCTGAATAAACTTTTGTATAAACCCTTTTTTTCTATGATGGAAAAGAGGCGTGAGAAAATAGAAAATGAACTATCCGAAGCAGAAAAAATTAGAAAACAAGCAGATGAAATGAGGAAACAAGCGGAAGAGGAACTAAAAAGTGCAAGAACAAAGGCTGATCAAATTATCTCTTCAGCCAATTCAGAAGCTGATAAAATAATCCAGCAGGCAAAACTAAAAGCGCAAAAAGAAGCAGAAAAAATACTGGAAAATGCTCAGCTTGAAATAGAAAGGCAAAAACAGGAAGTATTATCACAAATTCAAACTATTGCCACAGAACTTGCCATAAATTTGGCAATGAAGGTGCTCAAAGGTACTCTTGATGAAAAGGCGAAACGTGAATACCTTACAAAAGTCATAAAGGAGTATGAAAAATGA
- a CDS encoding F0F1 ATP synthase subunit C, with the protein MDQESVKILADAIVTAGKAIGAGLCMGLGAIGPGVGEGHVGGHAMDAIARQPELTNVIVTRMLLADAIAETTGIYSLLITFLILFAL; encoded by the coding sequence ATGGATCAAGAAAGCGTAAAAATTCTTGCGGATGCTATTGTAACAGCAGGTAAAGCCATTGGAGCAGGACTTTGCATGGGACTTGGTGCCATTGGTCCCGGTGTTGGTGAAGGTCATGTTGGTGGGCACGCGATGGATGCAATTGCAAGACAACCAGAACTTACAAACGTTATAGTTACAAGGATGTTGTTGGCAGACGCAATAGCCGAAACAACAGGTATATACTCGCTTCTAATAACGTTCCTTATACTTTTCGCTCTGTGA
- the atpB gene encoding F0F1 ATP synthase subunit A — protein sequence MSNKAKIQLIIFLLAYFVVGILNVKLGGLPPTPAEALKNVANRWIVGPSSGPWYTRINPMTIIMSWVVIGLIIWFARSVNKDYSIVPSKKQSFAESLMEFVYDIVQSSIPDERYARITFKLAMTLFIYIAVSNLIGGFIPGISVDVSKTILENGEVVRNVKFILFSDTWFPPTADLNTNLTYAVMVFIISQYFGIKVKGIKAWLKGFLEPVPILLPMNIIGELAKPVSHSLRLFGNITGGGILVLTLSYFVKYMFLPPFLWGYFGIFSGLIQAFVFSTLTIAYISSQVA from the coding sequence ATGAGCAACAAAGCTAAAATTCAGTTGATTATATTCTTGCTTGCATACTTTGTTGTTGGAATATTAAATGTGAAATTAGGAGGGCTACCACCAACTCCTGCTGAAGCATTAAAAAATGTTGCAAATAGATGGATAGTAGGACCTTCCTCTGGTCCGTGGTATACTCGCATTAATCCAATGACAATTATTATGTCATGGGTTGTCATAGGGTTAATAATTTGGTTTGCAAGATCAGTAAACAAAGACTACTCTATTGTTCCCTCCAAAAAGCAATCATTCGCTGAATCATTAATGGAATTTGTTTACGACATTGTTCAAAGTAGTATCCCAGACGAACGATATGCACGAATAACTTTTAAGCTAGCAATGACTCTCTTCATCTATATCGCTGTCTCAAATTTGATCGGTGGTTTCATACCTGGAATCTCTGTAGATGTTTCAAAGACAATTTTGGAAAACGGAGAAGTAGTAAGAAACGTTAAGTTTATTTTGTTCAGTGACACATGGTTTCCACCAACTGCCGATCTTAACACTAATTTAACATACGCAGTTATGGTATTTATAATAAGCCAGTACTTTGGAATTAAAGTGAAGGGGATTAAAGCGTGGTTGAAAGGGTTTCTTGAACCAGTTCCTATTTTGTTACCTATGAATATTATCGGCGAGCTTGCAAAACCAGTTTCGCATTCGTTACGTTTGTTTGGAAATATAACAGGTGGTGGGATACTTGTCTTAACATTAAGCTACTTTGTTAAATACATGTTCTTACCACCATTTTTGTGGGGATACTTTGGTATATTCTCTGGTTTAATTCAGGCATTTGTCTTTTCTACACTTACAATTGCGTACATTTCTTCTCAGGTAGCATGA
- a CDS encoding AtpZ/AtpI family protein codes for MAKQKKDNLGRELSKINVVSNFGFTIISNIIVGIILGLFFDNIFGTKKIFLIIFTFLGTAAGIYNGIKYILKEVEKYEREEKKK; via the coding sequence ATGGCTAAACAAAAGAAAGACAATTTAGGACGTGAGTTATCAAAGATCAATGTAGTATCTAATTTTGGCTTTACAATAATAAGTAACATAATAGTAGGCATCATTTTAGGTTTATTTTTCGACAATATCTTTGGAACAAAAAAAATATTTTTGATAATCTTTACATTTCTCGGAACGGCGGCAGGTATTTACAACGGCATAAAATACATACTGAAAGAAGTCGAAAAATATGAGAGAGAAGAGAAGAAAAAGTAA
- a CDS encoding Xaa-Pro peptidase family protein codes for MDKHLEEVKSKIFEKEIDALIVLNIENSNRVTTRYLSGFTGSFSALLITPKRHIIITDSRYWTQVKHESNFELVKYTPPRTFLETVAELINTLELRKIAIEKDRISAGYFETLSSKVNAQFEDVSNLILDVRAKKSEEEIEKIKIAVEIAENAFKRMLEIVKPGMKEYELSAFLEYQMRLLGAEDVAFESIVASGYRGALPHGKATDKVIEKGEPVVVDWGARYQGYNSDLTRVFCIGEAPEKVKEVYKIVYDAQQKALEIIKAGITGKEVDSVARNHINELGYGEFFGHGLGHGIGLEVHENPSLSYRYDKPLESGHVVTVEPGIYLEGEFGIRIEEDVVVRENGCQILTTLTRELIIV; via the coding sequence ATGGACAAACATTTAGAAGAAGTAAAAAGTAAAATTTTCGAAAAGGAGATCGACGCTTTGATTGTGCTAAATATCGAGAATTCGAACAGGGTAACAACGCGTTATCTTTCAGGTTTCACTGGAAGTTTTTCCGCCCTTTTAATTACCCCAAAAAGGCATATCATAATAACTGATTCACGATATTGGACTCAAGTAAAGCACGAGAGTAATTTCGAGCTTGTGAAATACACACCACCAAGAACATTTTTAGAGACTGTTGCAGAGTTAATCAACACACTTGAGCTAAGAAAGATAGCAATTGAGAAAGACCGAATATCAGCAGGCTACTTCGAAACTTTGAGTTCAAAAGTCAATGCACAATTCGAAGATGTTTCAAATTTGATTCTTGATGTTAGAGCAAAAAAGAGTGAAGAAGAGATAGAAAAAATAAAAATTGCCGTTGAGATTGCTGAAAATGCTTTTAAAAGAATGCTTGAAATAGTTAAACCTGGTATGAAAGAATATGAATTATCCGCTTTCTTAGAATATCAGATGAGACTACTTGGTGCGGAAGATGTCGCTTTCGAAAGTATTGTGGCTTCAGGATATCGCGGTGCTTTGCCACATGGAAAAGCAACGGACAAGGTCATCGAAAAAGGAGAACCTGTTGTTGTAGATTGGGGCGCAAGATATCAAGGATACAATAGTGATTTAACAAGGGTATTTTGCATTGGTGAAGCCCCAGAAAAGGTCAAAGAAGTTTATAAGATAGTTTACGACGCTCAACAAAAAGCACTTGAGATAATAAAGGCTGGAATCACTGGAAAAGAAGTTGATTCAGTTGCTAGAAACCACATAAACGAACTTGGCTACGGAGAATTCTTTGGTCATGGTTTAGGACACGGAATTGGTTTAGAGGTTCACGAAAATCCAAGCCTAAGTTATCGATACGACAAACCACTCGAATCCGGGCACGTTGTGACGGTCGAACCTGGTATATATCTTGAAGGTGAGTTTGGTATAAGGATCGAAGAGGATGTCGTTGTGAGAGAAAACGGTTGTCAAATTTTAACCACTCTTACAAGAGAACTTATAATCGTTTGA
- the ruvX gene encoding Holliday junction resolvase RuvX, with the protein MRIIAVDYGKSKCGYAIGELFVSESGTVKKTEILNKISDFDLVVVGLPISMSGNYSTQSFETIRFALRILDKGKEVHFIDERLTTKMAKTYSKKDDDRFSAEQLLLEYIQNPHVAKQLKRSKIVNEEDERNSINADFALIINVPFSDFFKVKFGIAYTEDPYIAYTMFVNNIFVYRVFSDFVDSIKSTEKIPECIIINKESKELLSLGLLDSCRKNTKIAEFNVVKVS; encoded by the coding sequence ATGCGTATTATAGCTGTGGATTATGGAAAGAGTAAATGTGGATATGCAATCGGGGAGTTATTTGTTTCTGAAAGTGGAACAGTTAAGAAGACGGAGATCTTAAACAAAATTTCAGATTTCGACCTTGTTGTTGTTGGTCTTCCAATTTCTATGAGTGGCAATTATTCAACGCAGTCATTCGAAACCATCCGTTTCGCTTTAAGAATTCTGGATAAGGGAAAGGAAGTTCACTTTATCGACGAAAGATTAACAACGAAGATGGCAAAAACTTACTCAAAAAAGGATGATGACAGATTCAGTGCTGAACAACTACTGTTAGAATACATACAAAATCCACATGTTGCAAAGCAACTGAAACGTTCAAAAATAGTCAACGAAGAAGATGAAAGAAATAGTATTAACGCTGATTTTGCACTTATCATAAATGTACCCTTTTCCGATTTTTTCAAAGTAAAGTTTGGCATAGCTTATACAGAAGATCCGTACATAGCTTATACAATGTTCGTGAACAACATATTCGTATATCGGGTTTTTTCCGACTTTGTTGATTCGATTAAATCTACTGAAAAAATCCCGGAATGTATCATCATAAACAAAGAAAGCAAAGAATTACTCTCTTTAGGCTTATTGGATTCGTGCCGTAAAAACACTAAAATTGCGGAATTCAACGTTGTCAAAGTTAGTTAA
- the recJ gene encoding single-stranded-DNA-specific exonuclease RecJ gives MRWEVREVDETLVEKLSNSINVSKLVAKLLILRGITEPEQAKKFLNPTRQMLRSPFLLKDMDRAVNVLLDARDHGEKVIVHGDYDVDGITGTAVLYTFLSENGWDVDYYIPKRVDNGYGIQPQFVEEIAQKGIKVILTVDCGITAFEAIEKANSLGIKVVVTDHHQPKENLPNASAIVNPKRYDDDYPFKEFAGVGVAYKLISALAEKLNIPHSVVDELLDLVALGTVADMVELKDENRYIVKEGLRRLNNTAKLGIIRLLQKLGIGMVSSRDIGYRIAPKLNAAGRLDSPDDAFKLIVTKDEANATELVEILLGYNTTRQGIEAKIYNEAIQMIESNGLSKLPIIVAYGYGWHLGVIGIVATRLVHLYNKPVMVISVEDGIGRGSARSVNGVNIIELLEKFRDIFEDFGGHTMALGFSLREEKIPELLKEIEEKIKEEDVRVEQIIPVDEVITVDDISEEFLQTIELLEPYGHGNPEPVFLIQNSMVERFKVFGENGYNIRLTLKGSNGNNIEGVGFGLKFSSSELYGVQTQFIRLDVVGNLRSSDSGLQLNVLDFKIHHVSDEDIVDRAFLHSFTTNWRTQREEEYDHKHIEDDILLRVEKISDLPKLARPTLIRFSVQFRNAFFFELMRRGRVLIINPSSTEAMHVYESLQRHNINGLVLVNSINRQEGKHVVTNAVYADKFINEENAFDFVVLNEIQFLRNFDDKLYEKIIYKFGKRAFFTTIFNFETNIPVYEIEGKTDFSIEDKRNQPKSLNNTVSSLVYLFSSHNSVEVFFNNYIKKMSARDTIFYSSQLAPFQRLIISNLVRKRKIRRLVSSTNNDGLPSLFGKVEVRLFDFPYTFSEIIDAVTGDGSVLLQLNYSTQDVAKRYENLKKLFPTSEELERYIEELNIYLPMKKEEFESVLSNYCIPKGVVKSVYKDLGGISENIVYPVEFQPKLITRLKEREIELNYFEKYTLQLESLSMKEIYRLIEERYMHDTELIV, from the coding sequence ATGAGATGGGAAGTAAGGGAAGTAGATGAAACTCTTGTTGAAAAGCTATCAAATTCAATAAATGTTAGTAAACTGGTAGCTAAGTTGCTGATCCTTAGAGGGATTACTGAACCAGAACAAGCCAAGAAATTTTTGAATCCAACAAGGCAAATGCTGAGATCACCGTTTCTTTTGAAAGATATGGATAGAGCCGTGAACGTACTTTTGGACGCTCGCGATCATGGAGAAAAGGTAATTGTCCACGGTGACTATGATGTTGATGGCATAACAGGTACAGCTGTTTTATACACTTTTTTATCTGAAAACGGTTGGGATGTAGATTACTACATACCAAAGCGTGTTGATAACGGTTATGGCATCCAACCTCAATTTGTTGAGGAAATTGCGCAGAAAGGCATCAAGGTTATATTGACAGTTGACTGTGGCATAACAGCTTTCGAAGCTATAGAAAAAGCCAACTCTTTGGGAATTAAAGTAGTTGTAACAGATCACCATCAACCGAAAGAAAACCTTCCAAACGCCTCAGCTATAGTAAATCCAAAAAGATACGATGATGATTATCCGTTTAAAGAATTCGCCGGTGTTGGTGTGGCGTACAAATTGATCTCAGCACTTGCTGAGAAGCTTAATATCCCTCATTCCGTTGTAGATGAGTTGCTTGATCTTGTTGCACTCGGAACTGTAGCGGATATGGTTGAATTAAAAGATGAAAACAGATATATCGTAAAAGAGGGCTTAAGAAGATTAAACAATACAGCAAAGCTTGGGATTATAAGATTACTTCAAAAATTAGGCATTGGAATGGTAAGCTCAAGGGATATAGGTTACAGAATAGCTCCAAAATTGAATGCAGCTGGGCGACTTGATTCACCAGATGATGCGTTCAAATTAATAGTAACAAAAGACGAGGCAAATGCGACAGAATTGGTTGAAATATTGCTTGGCTACAACACGACAAGACAGGGAATAGAAGCAAAAATATATAACGAAGCAATTCAGATGATTGAATCAAATGGTTTAAGTAAGTTACCTATAATCGTTGCGTATGGTTATGGATGGCATCTGGGAGTTATAGGAATTGTAGCCACAAGATTAGTTCACTTGTATAATAAACCTGTAATGGTGATTTCTGTTGAAGATGGAATAGGAAGAGGGTCAGCAAGAAGTGTTAATGGAGTTAATATAATAGAACTCTTAGAGAAATTTAGGGATATCTTCGAAGATTTTGGTGGACATACAATGGCTCTTGGATTCAGCCTTAGGGAAGAAAAGATTCCGGAATTGTTAAAAGAAATAGAAGAAAAAATTAAGGAAGAAGATGTTAGAGTAGAGCAGATAATACCAGTGGATGAAGTAATAACCGTTGACGATATAAGTGAGGAATTTTTGCAAACCATCGAACTACTGGAACCATACGGACATGGTAATCCCGAACCTGTATTCCTGATACAAAATAGTATGGTGGAGCGCTTCAAGGTTTTTGGTGAGAATGGGTATAATATAAGACTAACTTTAAAGGGAAGCAATGGTAATAATATTGAAGGGGTAGGTTTCGGATTAAAGTTTTCTTCAAGCGAACTTTACGGAGTCCAAACACAGTTTATAAGGTTGGACGTCGTTGGAAACTTGAGATCAAGCGATTCAGGACTTCAATTGAATGTTTTGGATTTTAAGATACACCATGTAAGCGATGAGGATATAGTAGATAGGGCATTTTTACACTCTTTCACAACAAATTGGAGAACTCAAAGAGAAGAAGAATACGATCACAAGCACATTGAAGATGACATTCTGCTAAGAGTAGAAAAGATTTCGGATTTGCCGAAATTGGCAAGACCAACTCTTATACGTTTCAGCGTCCAATTCAGAAATGCATTCTTTTTCGAGCTTATGCGAAGAGGAAGAGTGCTTATAATTAACCCTTCAAGTACTGAAGCTATGCATGTTTATGAAAGTTTACAGAGACACAACATAAATGGGTTGGTACTTGTCAATTCAATCAATAGACAAGAAGGCAAACATGTTGTTACAAATGCTGTATACGCTGATAAATTCATAAATGAGGAAAATGCCTTCGACTTTGTTGTTTTAAATGAAATCCAATTCCTGAGAAATTTTGATGACAAACTTTACGAGAAAATAATCTACAAATTCGGTAAGAGGGCTTTCTTTACCACTATATTCAATTTTGAAACAAATATACCGGTCTATGAAATCGAAGGAAAAACGGATTTTTCTATAGAAGATAAAAGAAATCAACCAAAATCTCTAAACAATACAGTTTCATCCTTAGTTTATCTCTTTTCATCTCACAATTCTGTTGAGGTATTTTTCAACAATTACATCAAAAAGATGTCGGCAAGAGATACAATATTTTATTCATCCCAGCTTGCACCATTTCAAAGGTTAATCATATCCAACCTTGTCAGAAAAAGAAAAATACGACGGTTAGTTTCATCGACAAACAACGATGGACTGCCGTCGTTGTTCGGAAAAGTTGAGGTACGACTTTTTGATTTTCCTTACACGTTCAGTGAAATAATAGATGCTGTAACAGGAGATGGAAGTGTCCTGCTACAGTTGAATTATTCTACACAAGATGTCGCTAAAAGGTACGAAAATTTAAAAAAGCTCTTTCCAACTTCGGAAGAGCTTGAAAGATACATTGAAGAGCTTAACATATACCTTCCGATGAAAAAAGAAGAATTCGAATCGGTACTTTCAAACTATTGTATACCAAAGGGAGTGGTGAAAAGTGTCTACAAAGACTTGGGAGGGATTTCAGAAAACATTGTTTACCCTGTGGAATTTCAACCAAAACTAATTACAAGACTAAAGGAAAGGGAAATAGAACTGAACTATTTTGAGAAGTACACATTGCAATTAGAATCACTATCTATGAAAGAGATATACAGACTTATTGAAGAAAGATACATGCATGACACAGAACTAATCGTTTAA
- a CDS encoding amidohydrolase — MSRILIKSGTVVSITQEPFVGDILIENGKIARIGKGLEIDVDDVVDASGKYVLPGFIDAHSHIGLYEEGIGFAQDGNEMTDPITPDVRAIDAFNPYDVAIKHALNGGFTTVMIVPGSANVIGGQGAILKFKSNIVDYCVLKSPAGLKMATGENPKRVYGDMKKMPSTRLGIAALMRNYFMKVQDYIEKKKRAIEKDGVFLDRDPKLEIGELVLKGVIPARVHAHRAQDIATAIRIAKEFNFKIVIEHGTEAYKIADYLKENDVPVVVGPFGFRTKIETKDLTYENVKILNEKGVLCAIMVDHPVTHLEFANMHAALAMKYGARKEDILKMLTINPAKILGIDDRVGSIDVGKDADIVIWDNDPFTPQAKVEKIFIEGKEIRWWGE, encoded by the coding sequence ATGAGCAGAATTCTCATAAAAAGCGGTACTGTTGTTAGTATTACCCAAGAGCCATTTGTGGGGGATATATTGATAGAAAATGGAAAAATTGCCAGGATTGGAAAGGGGCTTGAAATTGATGTTGATGATGTTGTTGATGCCTCTGGAAAGTACGTGTTACCTGGCTTTATCGATGCACATTCCCATATTGGACTTTACGAAGAAGGTATTGGATTTGCGCAAGACGGTAACGAAATGACAGATCCGATAACTCCTGATGTTAGAGCTATAGATGCGTTTAATCCTTACGATGTTGCTATAAAACATGCTTTAAACGGCGGATTTACAACTGTTATGATAGTTCCAGGTAGTGCAAACGTGATTGGTGGACAAGGTGCTATTTTGAAATTCAAATCAAACATAGTTGATTATTGCGTTCTGAAATCGCCAGCAGGCTTAAAAATGGCAACTGGCGAGAACCCCAAAAGGGTTTACGGAGACATGAAAAAGATGCCATCTACAAGACTTGGTATTGCTGCACTTATGAGGAATTATTTTATGAAGGTTCAAGATTATATAGAAAAAAAGAAAAGAGCTATAGAAAAAGATGGGGTATTCTTGGATAGAGATCCTAAGCTCGAGATCGGCGAGTTGGTACTCAAAGGAGTTATACCGGCAAGGGTACATGCCCATAGAGCTCAAGATATAGCCACGGCAATAAGGATAGCTAAAGAGTTTAATTTTAAGATAGTGATTGAGCATGGAACAGAAGCTTACAAGATAGCTGATTATCTAAAAGAAAACGATGTCCCTGTTGTTGTTGGTCCCTTTGGATTCAGGACAAAAATAGAAACAAAAGATTTGACGTATGAAAATGTGAAGATTTTAAACGAAAAAGGGGTTTTGTGTGCTATAATGGTTGATCATCCTGTTACTCATTTAGAATTTGCAAATATGCATGCAGCACTTGCTATGAAATATGGAGCAAGAAAAGAGGATATTTTAAAGATGCTAACTATCAATCCGGCAAAGATCCTTGGTATAGATGATAGAGTTGGTTCTATAGATGTTGGAAAAGACGCAGATATCGTAATCTGGGACAACGATCCGTTTACACCGCAGGCAAAAGTTGAGAAGATCTTTATTGAAGGTAAAGAAATAAGGTGGTGGGGAGAGTAA
- a CDS encoding D-glycerate dehydrogenase: MKVFVSYAIPEKGIEMLREKFDVFVYQKEEFLSKEEMIQMCKDADAIISQLRDPIDAEFIESLGNTKIIANYAVGYNNIDVQAAIKRGIYVTHTPGVLTEATADIAFALLLTVARKIVQADKFVRDGKFVGWKPKLFLGYELYGKTLGIIGMGRIGQAVARRALGFGMKIIYYNRNRLSEEIEKMYDAKYVSLDELVQISDFISIHTPLTKETYHLLDKEKIMKMKPNAIIINTARGPVVDEQALYDALRDGKIAGAGFDVYENEPFLTPGLEKLDNVVLLPHIGSATYETREKMSEMVALNVIAALEGKVPPNLVPEQKSIYR; encoded by the coding sequence ATGAAAGTTTTTGTTTCGTACGCAATTCCAGAAAAAGGAATAGAGATGCTCAGAGAGAAGTTTGATGTATTTGTCTACCAAAAGGAAGAGTTTCTAAGTAAAGAAGAAATGATTCAAATGTGTAAAGACGCAGATGCCATAATATCACAACTCAGAGACCCTATAGATGCTGAATTTATTGAATCGCTTGGAAATACAAAAATTATAGCTAACTATGCTGTCGGATACAACAACATAGATGTCCAAGCGGCTATCAAAAGAGGAATATACGTTACTCACACACCGGGTGTTCTAACAGAAGCAACAGCAGACATCGCTTTTGCACTTCTTTTAACTGTGGCAAGGAAAATTGTGCAGGCTGATAAGTTTGTTAGAGATGGTAAATTCGTTGGTTGGAAACCAAAGCTGTTTCTTGGTTATGAACTTTACGGAAAAACTCTTGGCATAATTGGTATGGGACGAATAGGTCAAGCTGTTGCGAGAAGAGCACTTGGTTTTGGTATGAAAATAATTTACTATAACAGGAACAGATTGTCGGAAGAAATAGAGAAAATGTACGATGCAAAGTACGTTTCGTTAGACGAACTTGTGCAAATATCAGATTTTATATCCATTCATACTCCATTGACCAAGGAGACTTATCATCTTTTGGATAAAGAAAAGATAATGAAGATGAAACCAAATGCGATTATTATAAACACCGCCAGAGGACCTGTTGTCGATGAACAAGCCTTATATGATGCTCTGCGTGATGGAAAAATAGCGGGTGCTGGGTTTGATGTATACGAAAATGAGCCATTTCTGACTCCAGGACTTGAGAAACTTGATAATGTTGTATTATTGCCACATATTGGTTCAGCAACCTATGAAACAAGGGAAAAAATGTCTGAAATGGTAGCGTTAAATGTAATTGCAGCACTTGAAGGAAAAGTTCCACCAAACCTTGTACCAGAACAAAAATCTATCTACAGATAA
- a CDS encoding FprA family A-type flavoprotein yields the protein MQIVAKIVDDIYYVGVNDRDTHLFENIWPLPKGVSYNSYLIVDDKTALIDTVKVSKMKEYIEKISQILNGKKLDYLIINHMEPDHSGAIASIVHAYPDVKIVGNKKTFEFVKAMYHIGGNFYEVKEGDEIELGNRKLKFFMTPMVHWPETMMTYELKDKILFAGDAFGGFGSLDGGIFDDEVDVKYFENEIRRYYSNIVGKFGPMVQKALQKLSSLEIKIVCSTHGPVWRTNPNHIISAYDRWSKYEYEEGVVIAYGTMYGNTEKMADYVARILAEEGVRNIRVMNTSTTHESFIINEIWRFKGVILGTCTYNNWIFPPMENLVINLSHKGIPNRVFGVFGTYGWSGGGVKGITDYIQKNKWTMVGEPVEVNFSPKDEDFEKLKKLAVEMARAVKE from the coding sequence ATGCAAATTGTTGCAAAAATAGTAGATGATATTTACTATGTTGGAGTAAATGACAGGGACACACACCTTTTCGAAAACATCTGGCCATTGCCAAAAGGAGTTTCTTACAATTCATATCTGATAGTTGATGATAAGACAGCACTCATAGATACTGTAAAAGTGAGTAAGATGAAAGAATACATCGAAAAAATTTCCCAAATACTTAACGGTAAAAAGCTTGACTACCTTATAATAAATCATATGGAACCAGATCATAGCGGAGCAATTGCTTCAATTGTACACGCCTATCCAGACGTAAAAATAGTGGGAAACAAGAAGACATTTGAATTTGTAAAGGCGATGTACCACATAGGTGGAAATTTTTATGAAGTTAAAGAAGGTGATGAAATAGAACTTGGGAATAGAAAACTCAAGTTCTTCATGACACCTATGGTACATTGGCCAGAAACAATGATGACTTATGAACTAAAAGACAAGATTCTTTTTGCAGGTGACGCATTTGGAGGATTTGGATCACTTGACGGTGGTATATTTGATGATGAGGTAGACGTAAAGTATTTCGAGAATGAAATTAGAAGATATTATTCGAATATCGTCGGAAAATTCGGACCGATGGTGCAGAAGGCTTTACAAAAGCTTAGTTCTTTGGAGATAAAGATAGTGTGTTCGACACACGGACCTGTTTGGAGAACAAATCCTAACCACATAATTTCTGCTTACGACAGGTGGAGTAAGTACGAATATGAAGAGGGTGTTGTGATTGCATATGGAACTATGTACGGAAATACCGAAAAAATGGCAGATTATGTGGCAAGAATACTTGCTGAAGAAGGTGTGAGAAACATCAGAGTTATGAACACATCAACAACTCATGAATCGTTCATAATAAACGAAATATGGCGTTTTAAAGGAGTTATCCTGGGAACCTGCACTTACAACAACTGGATATTCCCACCTATGGAGAATTTGGTAATAAACTTATCGCATAAGGGTATTCCAAACAGGGTGTTTGGAGTCTTTGGTACATATGGTTGGAGTGGTGGTGGAGTTAAAGGAATCACAGATTACATTCAAAAAAATAAATGGACTATGGTAGGCGAGCCTGTTGAAGTAAACTTCTCTCCAAAGGATGAGGATTTTGAAAAACTTAAAAAGCTTGCAGTTGAGATGGCAAGAGCTGTAAAGGAATAA